The genomic region CCTCTGCAAATCATCTCTTcattaatggcttccctggtggctgagtggtaaagaatccgcctgccagtgcacgagacatgggtttgatggaCAGTGGGgtctgatgggccacagtccacggggccacttcttgactaaacaacaaacaacagctAAATCCTTAGACTGGCCTTCCTGCCAGGCTCTAAAGACACAATAAAATTCTATTCCAAACAGATATCAAGCAAACCTTCAGGTTTATTAATAGAGgttatacacattttttaaaaagaacataaaaacagTGATGTAATATTTTATAAGTACATACTGATAATACAGTAATGGGTCTTATATAATACAGTAATGGGTCTTATTAAGTCAGATGCATTTCAATATAAACATTTCAATATTAAGTCAGATGCATTTCAGAATAAACAGTGACAGTATATCTATCGCTAAGTTAgataaaatgaagacaataactaaattaataaaaacaatgttaacttttacttactttacaatacatatttttatgtaaattattcAATGGAATTTggaaacagttttttttaaataggtaagCATTTGTCTTagttttctattctttttgtttgtttaaaatgccAACATTTTTTCATAAGGAAAAAAGTTATATatcaacattatttttaattattttgctaAATACACGAGGATATTCTGTACTTGATACTCATCATAGGGTTAAAAAATGGCTTTTAAAGCCATTTCATTAACTCTTAAGAAAAGTGAATGGAAAAAATGGAGACCATTTGCCTAGATTTCAAAGTCAATTCCATTTCTTCTGCCATTTCTGACAtaattaatgctttttaaaaaatctgatttgAGTAGGTACTGAACAAAACATTTGTAAATAGTGTCTAATTAAGTCAGActgaagcacttttttttttgaaggacttCCTTTTTATCCTTAGTTgatgttttagtttattttttcaatcTCTTTTATGTATAACTTTGCTTTCATGTTGATACATAGACTGattatattatatacagaatttatAATTATCTTGCTTGAATAACACtgtaataaaaattttcatattcTGTTACTGAAggacctatttttaaaaacatgcttcTTGTAATATATTATGTTTTCCTCTCAAGTTATAACCACAGGAAGCAGTAACCCAAATGTTCAAAGTTCTTCACCAGCCAGGCTTGATTATGTGGAACTTGCTTGGTGACATCTGGCTAAAAGCACCTCTTTACATACTGATGCATTTCTTTAACACTTGTCGCACTCCACGTGTCGGTCCACTTTGTTATTCTCGAGAGTAGGTTTCAGTCTGACTCAACTGTGTTTGCCCAGCACGCATGCGTGCCTAGAGCACACGATGACTGTCCATGATTGCTATATAGCTGCTTCCAGTTGACAGTGACCCTTGCAGCCTAACTGCTGAAAGCAAACATGCCTTCTTTCTCCATTCTTAACAGAGACAGAGAAGTCTTTTACATTCATTGTCTCTTGGGATGGCACATCCTACTCCACCAACTTCTAATAAACATGGTAAGCTCACGGCCAATCCTTGAGGGAATCCCAGCAGAGGACAGCAAACACGTGGCCCGGTCTTGTGTCTACCGCCCGGAGCCCTTcatctgggggaggggagcaggtcgCTTTGAAAGCCAACCTCAGGTCACTGGTGGGACTTCTGTTCATTCTCAGTTCACACAGGTGGTGTGTAAAGCAGCAAAAATGCTACCCGCATCATCTGTTTTCATCCGctttaataattttaagaattcaAACTTTAATCTAtttaacaagaaaaacaaaagaactttCTCTACACACAGCTAGTACTAAGTCTCATTCCTCAACAATTTAAACATTGCTgttgaacaatttaaaaatacatttatttgcaAAAGCTGTGCAAGTCCAGACTGTAGAATCTCTCACTACTGATGGGCTTCTTCAGATGTTCCGACCTAAACTTTGCACGTTAAATCAGAAAATCAGAGTTTATTTCCATAGTCTCTGGTGATAAAAGAGAGGGTTTCAAAGTGCCTATTCTATACTGTACTGCAAAGGATATAAGTACATGTGTATAAATTCACACTATACATCTATAATAAGTCatgtaaatatatgaaaagagatGTCTAGTTCTTGTGGTAACACTGGCAATACTCTCTTGGAATAATGTTTTCTACTCCTGTTACTTTTGTCTGTAACTAACAAATATACAAGCTTTCGTAGGGAGACATGTAAATCACACGTTTGTTTTGGATGGTaaaggaaatactttttttttgtcAGGGATGAAGTCGAATCCTCAGGTGATTTGCTTTTTTAACATTTCCCTTTTAAGTGACTGCCGGTCCCTTTTCCTAAGTTAAGAGCTTTTTGTACAGGCTGCTACTCAGGTTGGTGGAGCAGGTGTCCAGTTTACTTGGCATCAGCTGCCCGCTGCTGTTACAGCTGCTGGGATCTGCACTTTGCTTGCAGCATAAGATCGCCGAGAGGTGCCTCTGGCATTCCGAGGAGGCATAGTAGTATATCAAGGGGTCGATGCAACAGCTTATGCTGctgacacagacacagaggaggTAGGCAAAGTAGGCAGCCTCTGTCACGGAATCCGGGGAAAGGAAGGCGTAGTGGAGAAGCAGAAGGACGTTTGTGGGTCCGAAGCAAAGGATGAAGACGCAGAAGACAGCCGCGGACAGGAGCAAAGCCCGCGACTTCTTGCTCTGGTTGGCAACCTTGGAAGAGCTGAGGCATCGGATGATGGACACGTAGCAGACTGTGGACAGAAACAGCGGCAGGAAGAAGAAGACGGCGGCGAAGGCGGAGAAGTAGTAGGAGTAGTAGCCTTCCAGCAGCGTCTGGTTGAGCACGTCGTGGCAGGTGGTGATGTTGAGCGCCGGCACCCGGGCGGCCTGCTCCTGCAGCAGGAGAGGCACCACGCCCGCGATGGCCATGGCCCAGATGGCCAGGCAGACGAAGGAAGCGCGCCCCAGGGTCCGCCAGGAGAGCGACTGGATGGGGTACACCACGGCCAGGAAGCGGTCGACGCTGATGGCCGTCATGAGCATGATGGAGGCGTACATGTTCCCGTAGAAGGCCGCCGTGACGAAGCGGCACAGGGCCGACCCGAACCTCCAGTCGCTTCCGGAGAAGTAGTAGCTGATCTTGAACGGAAGCACACACACGAAGAGCACGTCTGCCACGGCCAAGTGCAGCATGTACACCACGGCCGGCTTCTTGACCTTCATCTTCAGGACGAACACCAGCGCGGCCACGACGTTCAGGGGGAGGCTGACGAGGAACACGCCCGTGTAGACCGAGGGGACAAAGACAGTCAGCCAGGCGCTGGTCAGATATCCCGAGGCAGCACTGGAGATAAACGGAAGGGATGACTTTTGAGGAGGGCTGCTTCTGTTGCCTGAGCTTAATCTG from Dama dama isolate Ldn47 chromosome 12, ASM3311817v1, whole genome shotgun sequence harbors:
- the F2R gene encoding proteinase-activated receptor 1 codes for the protein MGPRCLLLWAAGLGLCSPLVSAGTRGPRTESEATNGTLGPRSFFLRNHDDGYELIPLHDGEDSSEGEFTEGRLSSGNRSSPPQKSSLPFISSAASGYLTSAWLTVFVPSVYTGVFLVSLPLNVVAALVFVLKMKVKKPAVVYMLHLAVADVLFVCVLPFKISYYFSGSDWRFGSALCRFVTAAFYGNMYASIMLMTAISVDRFLAVVYPIQSLSWRTLGRASFVCLAIWAMAIAGVVPLLLQEQAARVPALNITTCHDVLNQTLLEGYYSYYFSAFAAVFFFLPLFLSTVCYVSIIRCLSSSKVANQSKKSRALLLSAAVFCVFILCFGPTNVLLLLHYAFLSPDSVTEAAYFAYLLCVCVSSISCCIDPLIYYYASSECQRHLSAILCCKQSADPSSCNSSGQLMPSKLDTCSTNLSSSLYKKLLT